A section of the Deinobacterium chartae genome encodes:
- a CDS encoding helix-turn-helix transcriptional regulator, protein MNPDANTLLLLGLLKGQSQHGYQLNEFIERNLTRFTTLKKATAYAALDRLEKSGLIEARSEQAGNRPTRRVYTLTPRGEARFLELLRAHLARPEPLAFYGDLGLMFLSQLPPGEVLELLAARARHLEAHITALQAVPVHEGALGRGLYGVDLAVSRQLALLRAERDWLRGVLEALPQR, encoded by the coding sequence GTGAACCCGGATGCCAACACCCTGCTGCTGCTGGGCCTCCTGAAAGGACAGAGCCAGCACGGGTACCAGCTCAACGAATTCATCGAGCGGAACCTGACGCGCTTTACCACCCTCAAAAAGGCCACCGCCTACGCGGCGCTGGACCGGCTGGAGAAAAGCGGACTCATCGAGGCGCGCAGCGAGCAGGCCGGGAACCGCCCCACCCGCCGGGTCTATACGCTCACCCCCCGGGGCGAGGCCCGCTTTCTCGAGCTGCTGCGCGCCCACCTGGCCCGCCCCGAGCCGCTGGCTTTCTACGGTGACCTCGGCCTGATGTTCCTCAGCCAGCTGCCTCCGGGCGAGGTGCTCGAGCTGCTCGCCGCGCGCGCCCGGCACCTCGAGGCGCACATCACGGCCCTGCAGGCCGTACCGGTTCACGAGGGAGCGTTGGGCCGGGGGCTGTACGGGGTGGATCTGGCCGTTTCGCGGCAACTGGCTCTGCTGCGGGCCGAACGCGACTGGCTGCGAGGAGTCCTCGAGGCGTTGCCGCAGCGCTGA
- a CDS encoding NUDIX hydrolase, with amino-acid sequence MPYQPIIGTLGYVLSPDGQQVLLIHRNARLEDQHLGKYNGLGGKLNPDESVTEGMRREIEEEAGIRVEAMRLRGTVSWPGFGKHGEDWLGFIFLIEAFGGTPHRENPEGSLSWEPLHRLLNGELPLWEGDRFFLPLVFDDDPRSFHGVMPYSDGRPVSWRYERV; translated from the coding sequence ATGCCTTACCAGCCCATCATCGGCACCCTCGGTTACGTACTCTCACCGGACGGCCAGCAGGTTCTGCTCATTCACCGCAACGCGCGCCTCGAGGACCAGCACCTGGGCAAGTACAACGGGCTGGGCGGCAAGCTCAACCCGGACGAGAGCGTGACCGAAGGCATGCGGCGTGAGATCGAGGAGGAGGCGGGCATCCGGGTGGAGGCCATGCGCCTGCGGGGTACGGTCAGCTGGCCCGGTTTCGGCAAGCACGGCGAGGACTGGCTGGGGTTCATCTTCCTGATCGAGGCTTTTGGCGGTACGCCGCACCGCGAGAACCCCGAAGGCAGCCTGTCCTGGGAGCCGCTTCACCGCCTGCTGAACGGTGAGCTGCCGCTGTGGGAAGGCGACCGTTTCTTTCTGCCGCTGGTGTTTGACGATGATCCGCGCAGCTTTCACGGCGTGATGCCCTACTCGGACGGACGCCCGGTGAGCTGGCGTTACGAGCGCGTCTGA
- a CDS encoding GntP family permease — translation MENFTQTLTAPVLLGIAAAAVAALLFLIIVLRLHAFVALVLISLLTALATGLPTGGVIGVLTEGFGSTLASVALLVGLGAMLGRLVETSGGARVLAETLVARFGERRAPLALGIASLLFGFPIFFDAGLIVMLPVVFAVARRLNEPVLKYGLPAAGAFSVMHVFVPPHPGAVAAGNLLGADIGTLILVGLLVALPTWYLSCYLFVLWAGRRFPLPVPELLSGGPLSVEAPPNPPGAGTVIAILLLPLLLIFGNTGLNTLVTYNLVSADAAWVQTLRLVGNTPVALLISVLVAAVVLGTRRGRSRQAIERLLESSLGPIASVVLITGAGGMFGGVLRASGIGDAVAGSLQNLGIPLIAAAFLVAAVLRVAQGSATVALLTAAALVQPAVAAAGFNSVELAAMVVATAAGSVVLSHVNDSGFWLLGRLMNMDVPTTFKTWTVMETLIGLVGFALAWLILAVA, via the coding sequence ATGGAGAATTTTACCCAGACCCTGACCGCCCCCGTTCTGTTGGGTATCGCAGCGGCGGCCGTCGCCGCCTTGCTGTTTCTGATCATCGTCTTGCGCCTGCACGCTTTTGTCGCCCTGGTCCTGATCAGCCTGCTGACCGCACTCGCAACCGGACTGCCCACAGGCGGCGTCATCGGGGTACTCACCGAGGGGTTTGGCAGCACGCTGGCGTCGGTCGCGCTGCTGGTGGGCCTGGGCGCCATGCTCGGACGTCTGGTGGAAACCAGCGGCGGCGCCCGCGTCCTGGCCGAAACCCTGGTGGCGCGTTTCGGCGAGCGGCGGGCTCCGCTCGCGCTGGGAATCGCCTCGCTGCTGTTCGGCTTCCCGATTTTCTTCGACGCGGGTCTGATCGTGATGCTGCCGGTGGTTTTCGCGGTTGCCCGCCGCCTGAACGAGCCGGTTTTAAAGTACGGGCTGCCGGCGGCCGGAGCTTTTTCGGTGATGCACGTGTTCGTGCCCCCTCACCCGGGCGCGGTGGCGGCGGGCAACCTACTGGGGGCCGACATCGGCACGCTGATCCTGGTCGGCCTGCTGGTGGCACTCCCCACGTGGTACCTGAGCTGTTACCTGTTCGTCCTGTGGGCCGGGCGGCGCTTTCCGCTGCCGGTGCCCGAACTGCTCAGCGGAGGTCCGCTGAGCGTGGAAGCCCCGCCGAATCCCCCAGGGGCGGGCACGGTCATCGCCATCTTGTTGCTGCCGTTGCTGCTGATCTTCGGCAACACCGGGCTGAACACGCTGGTCACCTACAACCTGGTCAGCGCGGACGCCGCCTGGGTGCAGACGCTGCGCCTGGTCGGCAACACGCCGGTCGCGCTGCTGATTTCGGTGCTGGTGGCCGCCGTGGTGCTGGGCACCCGCCGTGGCCGCAGCCGCCAGGCGATCGAACGCCTGCTGGAATCCTCGCTGGGGCCCATCGCCTCGGTGGTGCTGATCACCGGGGCGGGCGGCATGTTCGGCGGCGTGCTGCGCGCCTCGGGCATCGGAGACGCGGTGGCCGGCAGCCTGCAGAACCTGGGCATTCCGCTGATCGCCGCCGCGTTCCTGGTGGCAGCCGTGCTGCGGGTTGCGCAGGGTTCGGCTACGGTGGCCCTGCTGACCGCTGCCGCGCTGGTGCAGCCCGCCGTGGCCGCAGCGGGCTTTAACAGCGTAGAACTCGCGGCGATGGTGGTGGCCACCGCAGCCGGGTCGGTGGTGCTCTCGCACGTGAACGACTCGGGCTTCTGGCTGCTGGGGCGCCTGATGAACATGGACGTACCCACCACCTTCAAGACCTGGACGGTCATGGAAACCCTGATCGGCCTGGTGGGTTTTGCGCTGGCGTGGCTGATTCTGGCTGTGGCCTGA
- a CDS encoding gluconokinase, with the protein MPIPPVTVGFDFGTTALKAVLFQGAQELHRLSFPYPLHADLPGQATQALHDLQQAFSEALEGVESYCASSGLQPQAVGFSNAMHSLVLLGEQGPSDVYTWADSRASTGGLPVSHLYARTGVPYHPMTPAVKLVWLRASQDPRSWKAVSGVKEEVLRRYFGVFWTDVSTAAATGLMHTDGHYDPQALALAGITEAQLPRIVPVDQALPAMLHPYRERYPRLAAAHWVIGANDGATATEGLGIVRPSQAAVSVGTSTAIRTFTPTPLLDPEARLFCYRVDERFLVGGASNNGGLVLGWLREHLEVPRDLDDLIYATTPGARGLLFLPALTGERAPFWDPTLSGSLLGLGMHHTPPDIARAGMEGVALHLAWLADLLRERVGPLEEIRVTGGLTRSRAWLQLLANALGQAVSVAEDADLFEGSAFGAACIAARGAGYTLSAERRYTHIAPNAERARYEQLGRRYRHAALALRDLTHALHDEGSVTIR; encoded by the coding sequence ATGCCCATCCCGCCTGTAACCGTGGGTTTCGATTTTGGAACGACCGCCCTCAAAGCGGTGCTGTTTCAGGGTGCGCAGGAGTTGCACCGCCTGAGTTTTCCCTATCCGCTGCACGCCGACTTGCCCGGTCAGGCCACGCAGGCCCTGCACGACCTGCAGCAGGCCTTCTCCGAAGCGCTCGAGGGCGTGGAGAGTTACTGCGCCTCGAGCGGGCTGCAGCCCCAAGCCGTGGGTTTCAGCAACGCCATGCACTCGCTGGTCCTGCTCGGTGAGCAGGGGCCTTCGGACGTGTACACCTGGGCAGACAGCCGGGCCAGCACCGGCGGGCTTCCGGTCTCGCACCTCTACGCCCGCACCGGCGTGCCCTATCACCCCATGACCCCGGCGGTCAAACTGGTGTGGCTGCGCGCCAGCCAGGACCCCCGGAGCTGGAAAGCGGTCAGCGGCGTCAAAGAGGAGGTGCTGCGCCGGTACTTCGGCGTGTTCTGGACCGATGTCAGCACCGCCGCCGCCACCGGCCTGATGCACACGGACGGCCACTACGACCCGCAGGCCCTCGCGCTCGCCGGCATCACCGAAGCGCAACTGCCCCGGATCGTCCCGGTGGACCAGGCCCTCCCGGCCATGCTGCACCCGTACCGCGAACGCTACCCGCGCCTGGCGGCCGCACACTGGGTCATCGGAGCCAACGACGGGGCCACCGCCACCGAGGGACTGGGCATCGTCCGCCCGAGTCAGGCCGCCGTGTCGGTCGGAACCAGCACCGCCATCCGCACCTTCACGCCCACTCCCCTGCTCGACCCCGAAGCCCGGCTGTTCTGCTACCGCGTCGACGAGCGCTTTTTGGTAGGCGGAGCGAGCAACAACGGCGGCCTGGTCCTGGGCTGGCTGCGCGAGCACCTCGAGGTGCCCCGCGACCTCGATGACCTGATCTACGCCACCACGCCCGGCGCACGCGGTCTGCTGTTCCTGCCCGCACTGACCGGCGAGCGCGCCCCGTTCTGGGATCCGACCCTGAGCGGATCGCTGCTGGGACTGGGCATGCACCACACCCCGCCCGACATCGCCCGCGCGGGCATGGAGGGCGTGGCCCTGCACCTGGCGTGGCTGGCCGACCTGCTGCGCGAGCGGGTAGGGCCCCTCGAGGAGATCCGGGTGACCGGCGGGCTCACCCGTTCGCGCGCGTGGCTGCAACTGCTGGCCAACGCGCTGGGGCAGGCGGTCAGCGTCGCCGAGGACGCAGACCTGTTCGAAGGCAGCGCGTTCGGAGCGGCCTGCATCGCGGCCAGGGGTGCGGGCTATACGCTGAGCGCCGAGCGCCGGTATACCCACATCGCCCCCAACGCGGAGCGCGCGCGCTACGAGCAACTGGGCCGCCGCTACCGCCACGCAGCGCTCGCCCTGCGGGACCTGACCCACGCGCTGCACGACGAGGGCAGCGTAACAATCCGCTGA
- a CDS encoding MarR family winged helix-turn-helix transcriptional regulator, whose protein sequence is MASKTPSADAHQEVTRFLRGMWRFNRALTQQLEPLIESRHGIDSRIFFVLKSIQGGKHYPKMLAEHLRIPSTLISRYLDQLDKQGLVSRSIDGQDSRRTRLMLTEAGERVTRETQETLYTLVGAQLAKLDPEVLQGLLTALDSLTDTPDEGPAA, encoded by the coding sequence ATGGCATCCAAGACCCCATCCGCCGACGCGCATCAGGAAGTGACCCGCTTTCTGCGCGGCATGTGGCGTTTCAACCGCGCGCTGACCCAGCAGCTTGAACCGCTGATCGAGTCGCGGCACGGCATCGACTCGCGCATTTTTTTCGTGCTCAAAAGCATTCAGGGCGGCAAGCACTACCCCAAAATGCTCGCCGAGCACCTGCGGATTCCCTCGACCCTGATCAGCCGCTACCTCGACCAGCTCGACAAGCAGGGACTGGTCTCCCGCAGCATCGACGGGCAGGACTCGCGCCGCACGCGCCTCATGCTCACCGAGGCCGGCGAGCGCGTCACCCGCGAGACCCAGGAAACCCTCTACACCCTGGTGGGCGCACAGCTTGCCAAGCTCGACCCCGAGGTGCTTCAGGGACTCCTGACCGCTCTAGATAGCCTCACCGACACCCCCGACGAAGGACCTGCCGCATGA
- a CDS encoding MDR family MFS transporter, translating into MTLTSDTPFTAQEKRMTLIGLLVVFLLAALSQTIVGTAMPRIIEDLQGFNLYAWVTTAYLLASTVMVPIYGKLSDLYGRKPILVFGVGVFLLGSALSGLAGEPFLGQFLGGGMNQLIAFRAVAGFGGAALFTMAFAILADMFPPTERARFGGLFGAIFGLASVIGPAVGGFLTDQLSWRWTFYVNLPLGLLALFLILAKMPRLSHRTGGRIDYAGAALILATTIPLLLALTWGGTTYPWGSARILTLFAVSALSLIAFLWVESRTPDAIIPLSLFRIRMFSLGNLASFIMGMAFLGVILFLPLYMQMVLGVSPTQSGFSMLPLMGGLIVSSIVSGNIVGRSGKYKPWMIGGGLVLIVGIFLLTLITPHTTLLDLGWRMFIVGLGLGPSQSLFTLAIQNAVPPHQMGIATSSSQFFRQIGSTIGAAVFGTLLLNNLHSELPKHLPSIPGVQINASSFDIGALRASGSGQGPEKKIEQAFEAQYQQISAALHGDTAAARTLANNPQLPEELKTLVQGGGIQAQVHRQLEGQAAQLSRALLAGEAGRAALLNNEATPESLKAQLRNLPPAALATPQAAQATARLVEQALLDQEPRLVEQATETTLTRIKTELEAQAKRLGAQLSSGLKEGFTASMTQMFGTSIWFIVVGFLVTLFVPVLPLRQTTVPAQAASPEPNTTG; encoded by the coding sequence ATGACCCTGACCTCCGACACACCGTTTACCGCCCAGGAAAAGCGGATGACCCTGATCGGCCTGCTGGTCGTTTTTCTGCTGGCCGCCCTCAGCCAGACCATCGTGGGTACGGCCATGCCCCGCATCATCGAGGACCTGCAGGGCTTTAACCTCTACGCCTGGGTGACGACCGCCTACCTGCTCGCCAGCACGGTCATGGTTCCCATCTACGGCAAGCTCAGCGACCTGTATGGCCGCAAGCCCATTTTGGTCTTCGGTGTCGGGGTTTTCCTGCTGGGAAGTGCCCTGAGCGGACTGGCCGGCGAGCCGTTTCTGGGCCAGTTTTTGGGCGGCGGCATGAACCAGCTCATCGCCTTCCGCGCGGTCGCGGGGTTCGGCGGTGCCGCGCTGTTCACCATGGCTTTCGCCATCTTGGCCGACATGTTCCCGCCCACCGAGCGTGCCCGGTTTGGCGGCCTGTTCGGTGCGATCTTCGGCCTTGCCAGCGTGATCGGTCCGGCCGTAGGCGGTTTCCTGACCGACCAGCTCTCGTGGCGCTGGACTTTCTATGTCAACCTGCCGCTGGGTCTGCTGGCGCTGTTCCTGATCCTGGCCAAGATGCCGCGCCTCAGCCACCGCACGGGCGGCCGCATCGATTACGCCGGAGCCGCCCTGATCCTGGCCACCACCATTCCGCTGCTGCTGGCCCTCACCTGGGGTGGCACCACCTATCCCTGGGGCAGCGCCCGTATCCTCACGCTGTTCGCCGTGAGTGCTCTCAGCCTGATCGCCTTCTTGTGGGTCGAGTCCCGCACCCCAGACGCCATCATCCCGCTCAGCCTGTTCCGCATCCGCATGTTCTCGCTGGGCAACCTTGCGTCGTTCATCATGGGCATGGCCTTTTTGGGTGTGATCCTGTTCCTGCCGCTGTACATGCAGATGGTGCTCGGTGTTTCTCCGACCCAGAGCGGATTTTCAATGCTGCCGCTGATGGGCGGGCTGATCGTGTCCAGCATCGTGAGCGGCAACATCGTGGGCCGCAGCGGCAAGTACAAACCCTGGATGATCGGCGGCGGTCTGGTGCTGATCGTCGGCATCTTCCTCCTGACCCTGATCACCCCGCATACCACCCTCTTGGACCTGGGCTGGCGCATGTTCATCGTGGGCCTGGGCCTGGGCCCCAGCCAGAGCCTGTTCACCCTGGCCATCCAGAACGCCGTACCGCCCCACCAGATGGGCATTGCCACCTCCAGCTCGCAGTTTTTCCGCCAGATCGGCAGCACCATTGGTGCCGCGGTGTTCGGTACGCTGCTGCTCAACAACTTGCACAGCGAACTGCCCAAGCATCTGCCCAGCATCCCGGGCGTGCAGATCAACGCCAGCAGTTTCGACATCGGCGCGCTGCGCGCCAGCGGCAGCGGACAAGGTCCCGAGAAAAAGATCGAGCAGGCCTTTGAAGCGCAGTACCAGCAGATCAGCGCGGCCCTTCACGGTGACACGGCAGCCGCCCGGACCCTGGCGAACAACCCGCAGCTTCCCGAGGAGCTCAAGACCCTGGTGCAAGGCGGCGGCATCCAGGCCCAGGTGCACCGACAGCTCGAGGGGCAGGCCGCGCAGCTGAGCCGGGCGCTCCTGGCCGGCGAGGCAGGCCGCGCAGCCCTGCTGAACAACGAAGCCACGCCCGAGTCCCTCAAGGCCCAGCTGCGCAATCTGCCTCCCGCCGCGCTGGCAACCCCGCAGGCCGCACAGGCCACCGCCCGCCTGGTCGAGCAGGCCCTGCTCGACCAGGAGCCCCGTCTGGTCGAGCAGGCCACCGAAACCACCCTGACGCGCATCAAGACCGAACTCGAGGCCCAGGCCAAGCGGCTGGGAGCGCAGCTCTCGAGCGGGCTCAAGGAAGGCTTTACCGCCAGCATGACCCAAATGTTCGGTACCAGCATCTGGTTTATCGTGGTGGGCTTCCTGGTCACGCTGTTCGTCCCGGTGCTCCCGCTGCGCCAGACCACAGTGCCTGCCCAGGCTGCGTCCCCGGAGCCCAACACGACCGGTTGA
- a CDS encoding PAS domain-containing sensor histidine kinase: MSRSAGSQSTDFLYNIFPGDGEMSRLMRAYDWSASPLGPPDTWPQQLRSYLNVALTSRQPMFIGWTRDMISFYNDAYRAIVGEDKHPWALGTPLPEVFGNDAYPLLKPVFDALLDRGEPYASENALVPLYRYGYLEECYFDFSYTPIFGEHRQVEGLFVACTDVTDRVLNYRRTRTLAGVSAALASLDVPGGFIEPYLTALTDNPQDLPFVRLYLRGSAHDELYLEGEVGLDAVTAARLDDLLTPYLHDSADHLLEHFGGLETEHRPEPVTQIMLLPLQLGRAGVLAVGLNPLKRFDEPYRIFLQSLREHLALALERADSARRLQQSQRELQSRNAALEGFADLARDLAFETDPYVLVRYAQERLLELLPSGCTLYYEPEGNFWRLRSQVGDLANPQLQAQIDQGLPLHQTRSLWEAWQSGRPHYQEMYDREPDNVPWDAAVGVGAVAVLPVQGQSGPRGILSVVLRDRMVWSPADRAVIEIAVSSLAVALDRSRAVAALTANQQQLREANAELEAFASSIAHDLRAPVRHIASFATLLQRRLEGSGDAQVQRYLSVIEASAVRMEAMIHGMLDFSRLGQRALQISAVDLNVLVDAVQHELATELEGRRVTWQVAPLPTVQADPGLLHQVLINLLSNALKYTRKRDEARIQVWSEEVAEAHIVHVRDNGVGFDPKSRDRLFGVFQRLHHDEEFEGTGVGLANVRRIVTRHGGQVWAEGATDQGATFSFSLPRPARK; this comes from the coding sequence ATGAGTCGTTCTGCCGGGTCCCAGTCCACCGACTTTCTCTACAACATTTTTCCGGGAGACGGTGAAATGAGCCGACTGATGCGGGCCTACGACTGGTCCGCATCTCCCCTGGGGCCTCCGGATACCTGGCCCCAGCAGCTGCGGTCGTACCTCAACGTCGCCCTGACCTCGAGGCAGCCCATGTTCATCGGCTGGACCCGCGACATGATCTCGTTTTATAACGACGCTTACCGCGCGATCGTGGGCGAGGACAAGCACCCCTGGGCCCTGGGCACCCCGCTCCCCGAGGTCTTCGGGAACGACGCCTACCCGCTGCTCAAACCGGTCTTCGACGCCCTGCTCGACCGCGGCGAGCCGTACGCCTCCGAAAACGCGCTCGTTCCGCTGTACCGCTACGGCTACCTCGAGGAGTGCTACTTCGATTTCAGCTACACGCCCATCTTCGGGGAGCACCGGCAGGTCGAGGGCCTGTTTGTGGCCTGCACCGACGTCACCGACCGGGTGCTGAACTACCGCCGCACCCGAACCCTGGCGGGTGTCAGCGCAGCCCTGGCGTCGCTCGACGTTCCCGGAGGCTTTATCGAGCCGTACCTGACCGCACTGACCGACAACCCGCAGGACCTGCCCTTTGTGCGGCTGTACCTGCGTGGCTCCGCTCACGATGAGCTGTACCTCGAGGGCGAAGTGGGGCTCGATGCCGTCACCGCCGCACGCCTCGATGACCTGCTCACCCCGTACCTGCACGACTCGGCCGACCACCTGCTCGAGCATTTCGGGGGTCTTGAGACCGAGCACCGTCCCGAGCCCGTGACCCAGATCATGCTGCTTCCGCTGCAACTGGGGCGGGCCGGGGTGCTGGCAGTGGGCCTCAACCCGCTCAAACGCTTCGACGAGCCTTACCGGATCTTCCTGCAGTCGCTGCGCGAGCACCTGGCGCTGGCGCTGGAGCGCGCCGACTCCGCGCGCAGGCTGCAGCAGTCCCAGCGTGAACTGCAAAGCCGCAACGCCGCGCTCGAAGGTTTCGCGGACCTGGCGCGCGACCTCGCGTTCGAGACCGATCCGTACGTCCTGGTGCGCTACGCGCAAGAGCGCCTGCTCGAATTGCTGCCCTCGGGGTGCACGCTGTACTACGAGCCGGAGGGCAACTTCTGGCGGTTGCGCTCGCAGGTGGGCGACCTGGCCAACCCCCAGTTGCAGGCCCAGATCGATCAGGGCCTGCCGCTGCACCAGACCCGGTCGCTCTGGGAAGCGTGGCAAAGCGGCAGGCCCCACTATCAGGAAATGTACGACCGGGAGCCGGACAACGTGCCCTGGGATGCGGCGGTGGGAGTCGGCGCGGTAGCGGTCTTGCCCGTGCAGGGCCAGAGCGGTCCGCGCGGCATCCTGAGCGTGGTGCTGCGCGACCGCATGGTGTGGTCCCCGGCGGACCGCGCCGTGATTGAAATCGCAGTCAGCAGCCTGGCGGTCGCACTGGACCGCTCGCGCGCCGTGGCCGCGCTGACCGCCAACCAGCAGCAGTTGCGCGAGGCCAACGCCGAGCTCGAGGCCTTCGCCTCCTCGATCGCGCACGACCTGCGCGCCCCGGTGCGCCACATCGCGTCGTTCGCCACGCTCCTGCAACGCCGCCTCGAGGGCAGCGGGGATGCCCAGGTCCAGCGGTACCTGTCGGTCATCGAGGCCTCGGCGGTGCGGATGGAAGCGATGATTCACGGCATGCTGGACTTCTCGCGGCTCGGGCAGCGCGCGCTGCAGATCAGCGCGGTGGACCTGAACGTGCTGGTGGACGCCGTTCAGCACGAGCTGGCCACCGAGCTCGAGGGGCGCCGGGTGACGTGGCAGGTGGCACCGCTGCCGACCGTGCAGGCGGACCCGGGTCTGCTGCATCAGGTGCTCATCAACCTGCTCTCGAACGCCCTCAAGTACACGCGCAAGCGCGACGAGGCCCGCATCCAGGTATGGAGCGAGGAGGTCGCCGAGGCGCACATCGTGCACGTGCGCGACAACGGGGTGGGCTTTGATCCCAAGAGCCGCGACCGGCTGTTTGGGGTGTTCCAGCGCCTGCACCACGACGAGGAGTTCGAGGGAACCGGAGTGGGGCTGGCGAACGTGCGCCGCATCGTGACCCGCCACGGCGGCCAGGTCTGGGCCGAGGGCGCAACCGACCAGGGAGCGACCTTCTCGTTCTCGTTACCCCGACCCGCCCGCAAGTGA
- a CDS encoding DUF2834 domain-containing protein — MMQWIYLTLTVLGSVFPLAQFVPWLSVHALDLPLLLAQALQTRIAAFAWADVLFSALTVTAFAAYEGPRRRVRAWWLPVICTVTIGPSCGLPLFLFLRERAVLGR, encoded by the coding sequence ATGATGCAATGGATTTACCTGACTTTGACCGTCTTGGGAAGCGTTTTTCCGCTGGCTCAGTTCGTTCCCTGGCTGTCCGTTCACGCTCTGGACCTGCCGCTGTTGCTGGCTCAGGCGCTGCAGACCCGCATTGCGGCCTTTGCCTGGGCAGATGTGCTGTTCAGCGCCCTGACCGTAACGGCTTTTGCGGCTTACGAAGGACCGCGCAGGCGCGTGCGGGCGTGGTGGCTGCCGGTGATCTGTACGGTTACCATCGGGCCTTCGTGCGGGCTGCCACTCTTCTTGTTCCTGCGCGAACGGGCTGTTCTGGGCCGCTGA